The following proteins are encoded in a genomic region of Kosakonia oryzae:
- a CDS encoding fimbria/pilus outer membrane usher protein gives MKDESFNVHYKAGLSLLIRVTLVSFFFSDCVAAKSFFNPEFLKNGDQQNEIGDLSYFDMGLRQIPGIYRVDIWLNGKAIETSDVEFIAQKHEASDAIELAPCLNLQKMISLGLNENYIKQNPWLAKDPQRCDILSLIPEATAQYDTELQRLNLSIPQAALVRKNPNIVPPEQFDQGIPAFLLNYKFLASQTSSRQTSAKQDSYHLNLRPGLNIGAWRLRHYSTWSRTTDKYRNDDSWDNIYTYAQRDIIPLRSSLVLGQSTSPGDIFDSVGFTGIQLATDDTMSPENITGYAPVIRGIAKSNAKIVIRQNGYQIYETYVSPGAFEIDDLYQTNSNGDLHVTVQESDGSQQIFTVPYASLPVMRREGSLKYSLTSGVYRTYDNSIAETPFTQASASYGLPFNATLYGGVQAASKYQALAAGIGKNMGKIGAVSVDATQAWSTKKDAEKTSGQSWRIRYSKNITQTGTNFAIAGYRYSTSGFYTLGDVLNTYRDDNRRYQLYRVRNRTEMNINQSIGERLGYISLGGVIEDFWDNNRQNRSINTSYSNSWNNISYSLNYSYVQSIQNRGSFEKKYNDQIISLTVSLPLDQWLHTNHSLYAFNNMNIAKPGETSLMVGVAGTALEENNLNWSVQQGYGNKSNASGNLDLSYQGTYGELASSYGYSQQSRRFSYGVSGGMIVHERGLTLSQSLGESVALVEAPGAAGTSVSNHTGVKTDFRGYTVVPYVTPYRLNDIVLNSETLPDNMELNSNTATVVPTRGAVVRSSFDGKVGIKGFIRLLDRSGKILPFGATVTVQNAENNVSNFVGEEGQVYLTGLSDHGSLFAKWGNEANKQCKASYDFRDSPASPTGIQQAEAICQ, from the coding sequence ATGAAAGATGAGTCTTTCAATGTCCATTATAAGGCTGGGTTAAGCCTGCTGATTCGTGTCACACTTGTGTCATTTTTTTTTTCGGACTGTGTCGCAGCTAAAAGCTTCTTCAACCCTGAATTTTTAAAAAACGGCGATCAGCAAAATGAAATTGGCGACCTCTCTTATTTTGACATGGGGCTGCGCCAGATCCCGGGAATCTACCGTGTTGATATATGGTTGAATGGTAAAGCAATTGAAACAAGCGACGTTGAGTTCATAGCCCAGAAACATGAGGCAAGCGATGCTATTGAGCTGGCACCCTGCCTTAATCTGCAAAAAATGATTTCGTTAGGCTTAAATGAAAATTACATTAAGCAGAATCCCTGGCTGGCAAAAGACCCTCAGCGTTGTGATATTCTATCACTCATCCCTGAAGCTACGGCACAGTACGATACGGAACTCCAGCGTCTTAATTTAAGTATACCTCAAGCTGCATTAGTCCGTAAAAATCCGAATATTGTTCCACCTGAACAATTTGACCAGGGTATTCCGGCATTTCTGCTGAACTATAAATTTCTGGCCAGTCAGACAAGTTCCAGGCAGACCTCTGCTAAACAGGATAGTTATCATTTGAACTTACGCCCGGGCCTGAATATCGGAGCATGGCGCTTACGCCATTATTCAACCTGGTCGAGAACAACCGATAAATATCGTAATGATGATTCATGGGATAATATTTATACTTATGCCCAGCGTGATATTATTCCATTACGTAGCTCCCTCGTGTTAGGCCAGAGTACCTCACCTGGTGATATTTTCGACAGCGTTGGTTTTACCGGTATCCAACTGGCGACTGACGATACAATGTCCCCTGAAAACATCACTGGTTATGCTCCGGTCATTCGCGGTATTGCTAAAAGCAACGCCAAAATCGTTATTCGGCAAAACGGTTACCAGATTTACGAAACCTACGTTTCTCCAGGTGCATTTGAAATTGATGATTTGTATCAAACAAACTCTAACGGGGATTTACACGTTACCGTTCAGGAGTCTGATGGCAGCCAGCAAATCTTCACGGTGCCTTACGCCTCACTGCCTGTCATGCGCCGCGAAGGCAGCCTCAAATACAGCCTGACCTCTGGCGTTTATCGCACCTACGATAACAGTATCGCTGAAACGCCATTTACACAGGCCAGCGCCAGCTATGGTCTGCCGTTTAATGCCACCCTGTATGGCGGGGTACAGGCAGCGTCGAAATACCAGGCGCTGGCTGCGGGTATTGGGAAAAATATGGGTAAGATTGGCGCAGTGTCAGTCGATGCAACGCAGGCATGGTCCACAAAAAAGGATGCCGAAAAAACCAGCGGCCAATCCTGGCGTATTCGCTACAGTAAAAATATTACCCAGACTGGCACCAATTTCGCTATTGCTGGTTACCGATACTCAACCTCGGGTTTCTATACGCTTGGCGACGTGCTGAATACATACCGTGACGATAACCGCAGGTATCAACTGTATCGCGTCCGTAACCGTACCGAAATGAATATCAACCAGAGTATTGGTGAGCGCCTGGGTTATATTTCACTGGGCGGAGTCATTGAAGATTTCTGGGATAATAATCGGCAAAACAGATCGATCAATACCAGCTATAGCAATAGTTGGAACAACATTAGCTACAGCCTTAACTATAGCTATGTGCAATCCATACAGAACAGAGGAAGTTTCGAGAAAAAATATAATGATCAGATTATTAGCCTGACGGTTAGTCTTCCTCTCGATCAGTGGTTGCATACAAATCATAGCCTCTATGCGTTTAATAATATGAATATCGCCAAACCTGGCGAGACCTCGCTTATGGTTGGCGTGGCCGGTACAGCGCTGGAAGAAAATAACCTCAACTGGAGCGTTCAGCAGGGTTATGGGAATAAATCGAATGCCAGCGGCAACCTCGATCTCTCTTACCAGGGAACCTACGGCGAATTGGCCTCCTCTTATGGCTACAGCCAGCAGTCACGTCGCTTCAGCTATGGCGTTTCAGGAGGAATGATCGTTCATGAACGCGGACTGACGTTAAGCCAGTCACTGGGCGAAAGCGTGGCTCTGGTTGAAGCGCCGGGAGCAGCAGGAACCAGCGTGTCAAATCATACCGGCGTGAAGACAGATTTCCGCGGCTATACCGTGGTGCCGTACGTCACCCCGTATCGTCTGAACGATATCGTTCTTAACAGTGAGACTCTTCCCGACAATATGGAGCTGAACAGCAACACCGCAACAGTTGTGCCAACTCGCGGCGCGGTTGTGCGTTCAAGTTTTGACGGCAAAGTGGGGATAAAAGGGTTTATCAGGCTGCTGGATCGCTCAGGGAAAATACTCCCCTTCGGTGCCACGGTGACCGTGCAGAATGCAGAAAATAACGTGTCCAACTTTGTGGGTGAAGAGGGGCAAGTCTATTTAACGGGTCTGAGCGATCATGGTTCTCTTTTCGCCAAATGGGGTAATGAAGCCAATAAGCAATGCAAGGCTTCTTACGATTTCCGTGACAGCCCTGCATCACCAACCGGCATCCAGCAAGCTGAAGCCATCTGCCAGTAA
- a CDS encoding fimbrial biogenesis chaperone produces the protein MIKISAYTLSLLFLCTSAQAGVVLGGTRIIYEEGKKEVSIDIENKGSAPYLIQSWVENKDGVKTGEFLVTPPLFRLDGDKKNALRIFNLSKELAGDRESLFFLNAKSIPGGEPGNNTLQIAIRNRLKLIYRPRALQKERPENRTEELSWTRVGSQLKVTNPTPYYQNFMFIKINDKDIEMKDKNYAAPFTDTWFDIGAINGNQISWKIINDYGSAGPLHRKNL, from the coding sequence ATGATAAAAATATCTGCATATACACTTTCCCTTCTCTTTTTATGCACGTCAGCACAGGCGGGTGTAGTGCTTGGCGGCACGCGCATTATTTATGAAGAAGGGAAAAAAGAAGTTTCCATCGACATTGAAAATAAAGGATCTGCCCCGTATCTCATTCAGTCATGGGTCGAAAATAAAGATGGCGTGAAAACGGGTGAGTTTTTAGTGACGCCGCCATTATTTCGTCTGGACGGTGATAAAAAGAATGCTTTGCGCATTTTTAACTTATCAAAAGAATTAGCCGGTGACAGAGAATCACTATTTTTTCTTAACGCAAAATCTATTCCCGGCGGAGAACCAGGCAACAATACATTACAGATTGCTATCCGCAATCGCTTGAAACTAATTTATCGCCCGCGCGCTTTACAAAAAGAGAGACCGGAGAACCGAACTGAGGAATTAAGCTGGACAAGAGTTGGCAGCCAGTTAAAAGTTACAAACCCGACACCGTATTATCAAAATTTCATGTTTATCAAAATCAATGATAAAGACATCGAAATGAAAGATAAAAATTATGCAGCTCCTTTTACAGATACCTGGTTTGATATTGGTGCCATCAACGGTAATCAAATTAGCTGGAAAATTATAAATGACTATGGTTCGGCTGGCCCACTCCATAGGAAAAATTTATAG
- a CDS encoding fimbrial protein has product MKNLKTTALASFVVLALSSISSVSAADGTINFTGEITDAGCNTSINGSGASTGDVDMGKVAKTAFKGVGSTVDGAASSTGFTIEMEDCPSTITSVTFKFDGQNENGDDTVLALTAGANSATGVGIQLYDKDRNVIQLAKASAPYTITNTGAGTTNSLPFYAKYIQTQNTVTTGPANSVATFTVNY; this is encoded by the coding sequence ATGAAAAATCTGAAAACTACCGCACTGGCATCATTTGTTGTACTGGCATTATCTTCTATTTCTTCTGTAAGTGCAGCAGACGGTACAATTAACTTTACCGGTGAAATTACCGATGCTGGTTGTAATACTTCCATCAACGGTTCTGGTGCTTCTACCGGCGACGTTGATATGGGTAAAGTAGCAAAAACTGCATTTAAAGGCGTGGGTTCAACTGTTGACGGCGCTGCAAGCAGCACTGGCTTCACCATCGAAATGGAAGACTGCCCGTCCACTATCACTTCTGTGACCTTCAAATTTGATGGCCAGAACGAAAATGGCGACGATACTGTTCTTGCTCTGACCGCAGGCGCTAACTCTGCTACCGGCGTTGGCATCCAGCTGTATGATAAAGACCGTAACGTGATCCAGCTGGCTAAAGCTTCTGCACCGTATACCATCACCAACACTGGCGCAGGTACCACCAACTCTCTGCCGTTCTACGCTAAATACATCCAGACTCAGAATACAGTAACCACCGGTCCGGCAAACTCTGTTGCGACCTTTACTGTTAACTACTAA
- a CDS encoding ABC transporter permease: MAIIVKEIFELRRDKVSLLMIFAIPLINLCIIGFSVNTDPKFVRTALIDHDVSSFSRTLVTGMTNTDYFAIQRVTSEQEADKLFREGAVQLVVIIPAGFSRDLIAARKPQLLVQTDASDPAATANATQALTTLLNDVFRHDMKNLPGLQKESTQLVDVVVHKLYNPEGITRLNIVPGLAGVILSMILILMTSLSIIREREKDSIMHIINSPVTAWEIMLGKIFPYFCVGLLQAAFIVMMAVYVMDVPVMGSFISLALLLTIFIILCLAIGVIFSTITKSQLQVMQLASFYFLLSTMLSGFMNTFYGMPFWSQLLGSALPLTYFLRLVRGIMLKGYALNEMAPDLMSLLFLTLFLSLLCCILFHRVVKKL; this comes from the coding sequence ATGGCAATTATCGTGAAAGAGATCTTTGAGCTACGCCGCGACAAGGTCAGCTTGCTGATGATCTTTGCGATTCCTTTGATCAACCTCTGTATTATTGGTTTTTCGGTAAATACTGACCCTAAATTTGTACGCACCGCGCTGATCGATCACGACGTCTCATCCTTTAGCCGTACGCTGGTAACCGGGATGACCAATACGGATTATTTTGCCATCCAGCGAGTTACCAGTGAGCAAGAGGCCGATAAGTTATTCCGTGAAGGTGCAGTGCAGTTGGTCGTCATTATTCCAGCCGGGTTTTCCAGAGATCTCATCGCCGCCAGGAAGCCGCAGCTATTAGTCCAGACCGATGCCAGCGATCCCGCTGCCACGGCAAATGCTACCCAGGCACTGACAACACTGCTTAACGATGTATTCAGACACGATATGAAAAACTTACCGGGCCTGCAAAAAGAGAGCACACAACTGGTCGATGTTGTAGTGCATAAACTCTATAACCCGGAGGGAATAACCCGTCTAAATATCGTACCTGGGCTCGCGGGGGTCATACTCTCCATGATCCTGATTCTGATGACCAGTCTTTCCATCATCCGTGAAAGAGAGAAAGACTCCATCATGCACATCATCAATTCGCCAGTCACCGCATGGGAAATCATGCTGGGTAAGATTTTCCCCTATTTTTGTGTTGGTCTGTTACAGGCTGCGTTTATCGTTATGATGGCGGTTTACGTCATGGACGTTCCGGTCATGGGATCGTTTATTTCCCTGGCATTATTGTTAACGATTTTCATCATTCTCTGCCTGGCAATCGGCGTCATATTCTCTACGATCACGAAAAGTCAGCTCCAGGTGATGCAACTGGCTTCGTTTTACTTTTTATTATCGACCATGCTTTCCGGTTTCATGAACACCTTCTATGGCATGCCTTTCTGGTCGCAACTGTTGGGTTCGGCGCTGCCGCTCACATATTTTTTACGCCTTGTCAGAGGGATTATGCTGAAGGGCTACGCTCTGAATGAAATGGCACCGGATCTCATGTCGCTGTTATTTCTTACTTTATTTTTATCGTTACTCTGTTGCATTCTTTTTCATCGCGTGGTTAAAAAGCTTTAA
- a CDS encoding ABC transporter ATP-binding protein, with protein MMDYCIKLQNVNKSFGTKHVVKDLTLNIPTGKITGFLGPNGSGKTTAMRMMCGLLKPDSGSGSCFDFDIFKQRESIKPMIGYMTQYFSLWENLTVRENLLFLAKIRNIPQPIKRVEELINEFALQRFRDVLTHHLSGGWKQRVSLSASILHDPKIILLDEPTAGVDPYARREFWKILHYLSSKGMTILVSTHYMDEAERCNHLAWMSYGNLLASGSAESIIQSQGLTTFAIKGPNLHDLEYRFSDIDEIEQTVIFSNTLFVTSKQSNTLNTIVGALPDNYHVEKTATTLEDSFAHLMKQAVPI; from the coding sequence ATGATGGATTATTGCATCAAACTTCAGAACGTGAATAAGTCATTCGGGACCAAGCATGTCGTAAAAGATCTTACGCTGAATATCCCTACCGGAAAAATTACCGGTTTTCTCGGGCCAAATGGCAGTGGGAAAACAACAGCAATGCGCATGATGTGCGGTCTACTGAAGCCGGACAGCGGTTCAGGTAGCTGTTTTGATTTCGATATTTTTAAACAGCGAGAATCGATTAAGCCGATGATCGGTTATATGACGCAATATTTCTCACTGTGGGAAAATCTTACGGTCAGGGAAAACCTGCTATTTCTGGCCAAAATACGGAATATTCCCCAACCGATAAAACGTGTCGAAGAACTTATTAACGAATTTGCTCTTCAGCGCTTTCGTGATGTTCTGACGCACCATTTATCCGGTGGCTGGAAACAACGCGTCTCGCTCTCGGCCAGCATCTTACACGATCCGAAGATAATATTACTGGACGAACCGACGGCGGGTGTCGATCCGTATGCCCGGCGGGAATTCTGGAAAATTTTGCATTATCTTTCCAGCAAAGGCATGACCATTCTGGTTAGCACGCACTATATGGACGAGGCTGAACGCTGTAACCATCTGGCGTGGATGTCCTATGGTAATTTGCTGGCCTCCGGTTCGGCCGAAAGCATTATTCAATCCCAGGGGCTGACAACATTCGCTATTAAAGGTCCGAACCTGCACGATCTGGAATATCGCTTCAGTGATATTGACGAGATCGAGCAAACGGTGATCTTCAGCAATACGCTGTTTGTTACCAGCAAACAAAGCAACACACTCAATACTATTGTGGGTGCCTTACCCGATAACTACCACGTTGAAAAAACCGCCACCACACTTGAAGATTCATTCGCGCACTTGATGAAACAGGCTGTACCAATATGA
- a CDS encoding HlyD family secretion protein gives MKLFSHKMTAIYCMALVFITGCRDENKKNLQGYIEGEFVYISSESSALISKVMVKRGQNVAAGQTLIVLDDDYEKKQVEIANQTHAGEVSTLADLGKGGRDAELDILKAQLSQAQHDAEVSRSKFSRYQKLQSKGYVSELELEQSEADNKMKWDRVQELTSQLKNKSLPSRADQIEAQKARVESSLLQVKQSQIALNKRILRSAASAKVYDIMYHTGEVASPGAPLISLLPEDTIKIRFFVRNPQLYKITQGMQITVKIEGREEPIAAEVTYISPKAEFTPPVIFTSAHKERMVFMIEAMPIEPGEKLHPGQPVEVIL, from the coding sequence ATGAAACTTTTTTCTCATAAAATGACTGCCATATATTGTATGGCATTGGTTTTTATCACCGGTTGCCGTGATGAAAATAAAAAAAATCTGCAAGGATATATTGAAGGTGAGTTCGTCTATATCTCGTCTGAAAGTTCCGCGCTGATTTCAAAAGTGATGGTTAAGCGTGGTCAGAATGTTGCGGCAGGACAGACATTGATTGTTCTGGATGATGATTATGAAAAAAAACAGGTCGAAATAGCGAATCAAACGCATGCGGGCGAGGTTTCGACTTTGGCCGATCTGGGCAAAGGCGGCCGCGATGCCGAACTGGATATTCTGAAAGCACAACTCTCACAGGCGCAGCATGACGCCGAAGTGTCCCGCTCGAAATTTAGCCGTTACCAAAAGCTACAATCCAAAGGCTACGTGTCCGAGCTGGAACTTGAGCAGTCTGAGGCAGATAACAAAATGAAATGGGACAGAGTGCAGGAATTGACCTCACAACTGAAAAATAAATCCCTGCCTTCGCGCGCCGATCAAATTGAGGCTCAAAAAGCCAGAGTGGAAAGCTCTTTATTGCAGGTCAAGCAGAGTCAAATCGCGCTGAACAAACGAATTTTACGCAGCGCCGCTAGCGCCAAGGTTTACGACATTATGTACCACACTGGCGAAGTGGCCTCGCCTGGCGCGCCGCTCATATCATTACTGCCGGAAGATACCATTAAAATCCGCTTTTTTGTCCGCAACCCTCAGCTTTATAAAATCACGCAGGGTATGCAAATCACAGTCAAAATCGAAGGTCGCGAAGAGCCGATAGCAGCAGAAGTGACCTATATTTCGCCCAAGGCTGAATTCACGCCACCGGTTATTTTCACCTCTGCGCACAAAGAGCGAATGGTCTTTATGATCGAAGCGATGCCGATCGAACCGGGCGAAAAGCTCCATCCTGGTCAGCCCGTCGAGGTCATATTATGA
- a CDS encoding oxidoreductase, with translation MISENPKVALIGPGAIGTTIVAALHESGRTPVICGRTAHPQLELRFDEGRIIVPGPVLTEPAEIKQPFDLVFVAVKTTQLDATAAWLNVLCDEHTVVCVLQNGVEQKLQFAAYVAGATILPSVVWFPAQREPDASVWLRAKPRLTLPDTPAAQRVVEVLQGTRCEVDLAADFTSIAWRKLLQNAVAGLMVLSGRRAGMFSRSDITDVALAYLRECLAVARAEGAVLSDDVPQEIVDVFHRAPADLGTSILADRQAGRVLEWDIRNGVIQRYGRKHGIPTPLSDLIVPLLAAASDGPG, from the coding sequence ATGATTTCTGAAAATCCTAAAGTGGCCCTCATCGGGCCGGGAGCCATCGGAACGACTATTGTCGCGGCCCTGCACGAATCAGGTCGAACTCCTGTGATTTGTGGACGTACTGCGCACCCGCAGCTCGAATTACGTTTTGACGAGGGGCGCATTATTGTACCTGGACCGGTGTTGACCGAGCCTGCCGAAATCAAACAGCCGTTCGATCTGGTGTTTGTCGCAGTGAAGACAACGCAACTGGACGCCACTGCGGCCTGGCTGAATGTTTTGTGCGACGAGCATACGGTGGTTTGCGTGTTACAAAACGGCGTTGAGCAGAAATTACAATTTGCCGCTTATGTTGCCGGTGCGACGATTCTGCCATCAGTGGTATGGTTCCCTGCACAGCGTGAACCCGATGCCTCTGTCTGGCTGCGTGCTAAACCGCGCCTGACATTGCCTGATACGCCAGCAGCCCAACGTGTGGTCGAGGTGTTGCAGGGTACGCGCTGTGAAGTCGATCTCGCTGCTGATTTCACCTCCATTGCATGGCGCAAGTTGTTGCAGAATGCGGTTGCAGGCTTGATGGTGCTGTCAGGGCGCCGCGCCGGAATGTTTTCACGCTCCGATATCACAGACGTGGCATTAGCTTATTTGCGCGAATGTCTTGCGGTGGCGCGTGCGGAAGGTGCGGTATTAAGTGATGACGTGCCGCAGGAGATCGTTGATGTTTTTCATCGTGCACCGGCGGATCTGGGGACCTCTATTCTCGCCGATCGCCAGGCCGGACGAGTGCTTGAGTGGGATATCCGTAATGGCGTTATACAGCGGTATGGGCGCAAGCACGGTATTCCAACGCCGTTAAGCGATCTGATTGTGCCGCTGCTTGCTGCGGCCAGCGACGGGCCCGGTTGA
- a CDS encoding AAA family ATPase, with amino-acid sequence MAHSAPTLHILCGKIASGKSTLAAELAKTPGTVLLSEDRWLALLFKDVMSSVADYVHYSEKLRNAIGPHTVALLKAGVSVVLDFPANTLASRQWMMSLIHASGAAHCLHYLPVADEECKARLRRRNAAGNHDFAASDAQFEAITRYFVEPGAEEGFHILRHDIHNHVTRL; translated from the coding sequence ATGGCGCATTCTGCACCGACCCTGCATATCCTGTGCGGCAAAATTGCGTCCGGTAAATCGACGCTTGCCGCTGAGCTGGCCAAAACACCGGGTACAGTGCTCTTAAGTGAAGATCGTTGGTTGGCATTGCTGTTTAAGGATGTGATGAGCAGCGTGGCGGACTATGTTCACTACTCGGAAAAACTCAGGAACGCTATCGGTCCGCATACCGTTGCGCTGCTTAAAGCGGGTGTCAGCGTCGTGCTGGATTTTCCCGCTAATACGCTTGCCAGTCGCCAATGGATGATGTCTTTGATTCACGCTTCAGGCGCGGCGCATTGTCTGCACTATTTGCCGGTGGCTGACGAGGAGTGCAAAGCGCGCTTGCGGCGGCGGAATGCGGCGGGTAACCACGATTTTGCTGCTTCTGATGCACAGTTTGAAGCGATCACGCGCTATTTTGTCGAGCCGGGTGCTGAAGAAGGGTTTCATATATTGCGTCATGATATTCACAATCATGTAACAAGGTTATGA
- the yjdI gene encoding 4Fe-4S mono-cluster protein YjdI codes for MDKDLLDAGYRVYTGEKIDVYFNTAICKHSGNCVRGNAKLFNLKRKPWIIPDEVDVETVINVIDTCPSGALKYRHN; via the coding sequence GTGGATAAAGATCTACTGGACGCGGGTTATCGCGTGTATACCGGTGAAAAAATTGATGTTTACTTCAATACGGCCATTTGTAAACACTCAGGAAACTGTGTACGCGGTAATGCGAAGCTTTTTAACCTGAAACGTAAACCGTGGATCATTCCGGACGAAGTGGATGTTGAGACGGTGATCAACGTGATTGATACCTGCCCAAGCGGTGCGCTCAAATACCGCCATAACTGA
- a CDS encoding GNAT family N-acetyltransferase: protein MEILEGHNKFYVNDAQGVQVAEIVFVPTGEHLSIIEHTDVDPSLKGQGVGKQLVARVVEKMRAENRKIIPLCPFAKHEFDKTREYDDIRA from the coding sequence ATGGAAATACTGGAAGGTCACAACAAATTTTACGTCAACGACGCCCAGGGCGTTCAGGTTGCCGAGATTGTATTTGTGCCGACGGGCGAGCATCTCAGTATTATTGAACATACTGATGTTGATCCCAGCCTGAAAGGGCAGGGCGTGGGTAAACAGCTTGTGGCGCGCGTGGTGGAAAAAATGCGGGCCGAGAACCGTAAAATTATTCCGCTGTGCCCGTTTGCCAAACACGAGTTCGATAAAACTCGTGAATATGACGATATCCGCGCATAA
- a CDS encoding MFS transporter: protein MNTLLMVLVQALRQHRWLCLFGCAYIFSSVGNGLTQTIILGQLLHWHASPATLTLTYMLATLPGFFGSLLGEQLCRHVPPLRLLLLSELAGLAGLLLPLYGLLTHSIPALLALQSIEAFVAGLSWPAMSLVFKRGLSAAELPAATSMETVIFAAQVLLGTGIGVVLFGRVSPLILLGIDATSFVLAIALLGITSRYLRLPSGDAEEMRRKVRWSRLSTLQQRSLLMLPALAAVGAPAMALLPALIQQIQPDTAAGLALPLIFARSLGQLCGPLLLKANRLEQYAASNRYLLCCLLAFLAAYFLLPGLSAWTTAALVMIFLAHLASNVVFALGTFSLLHTFPEESVSAASAKAWRWQAMSAALATLTAAFLSEKWGAAQALYSVSFMALTLVMAVLIRYRQ, encoded by the coding sequence ATGAATACGTTATTGATGGTATTAGTGCAGGCACTACGCCAGCACCGCTGGCTGTGCCTTTTCGGCTGTGCGTATATTTTCTCTTCTGTCGGTAATGGGCTGACGCAGACCATTATTCTGGGCCAGCTTCTGCACTGGCACGCCTCTCCAGCGACGCTCACTCTCACCTATATGCTGGCGACGTTGCCCGGTTTTTTTGGCAGCCTCCTCGGCGAGCAGTTATGCCGCCACGTTCCACCGCTGCGCTTACTACTGCTAAGCGAGCTGGCGGGATTGGCCGGTTTACTGCTGCCACTGTATGGCCTGCTGACACACAGCATCCCCGCACTGCTGGCTTTGCAATCCATTGAAGCATTTGTCGCCGGATTATCCTGGCCCGCCATGAGCCTGGTATTCAAACGTGGTTTAAGTGCTGCGGAGCTGCCTGCGGCGACCAGCATGGAAACCGTGATCTTTGCCGCGCAGGTTCTGCTCGGAACCGGGATTGGCGTTGTGCTGTTCGGCAGAGTGTCGCCGCTCATCCTGCTCGGCATCGATGCCACAAGTTTTGTGTTGGCGATCGCGCTGTTAGGCATAACGTCTCGCTATTTACGGTTGCCCTCGGGAGATGCAGAAGAGATGCGTCGCAAAGTGCGCTGGAGCAGGTTATCCACTTTGCAGCAGCGAAGCCTGCTCATGTTGCCTGCTCTTGCCGCCGTCGGTGCGCCTGCGATGGCATTGTTGCCCGCGTTAATACAGCAAATTCAGCCAGATACCGCTGCCGGGCTGGCGCTGCCGCTGATTTTTGCCCGCAGCCTCGGACAACTGTGCGGTCCGCTACTGTTGAAGGCCAACCGGCTGGAACAGTACGCCGCGAGTAATCGTTATCTGCTCTGTTGTCTGCTGGCTTTTCTTGCCGCCTATTTCCTGTTGCCGGGATTATCGGCATGGACGACTGCTGCGCTGGTGATGATCTTTCTGGCGCATCTGGCGTCGAATGTCGTATTCGCTCTTGGAACCTTCAGCTTGTTGCATACATTCCCGGAAGAGTCGGTCTCTGCCGCCAGCGCAAAAGCGTGGCGCTGGCAGGCGATGAGTGCGGCTCTGGCAACACTGACGGCGGCGTTTTTGTCCGAAAAATGGGGAGCCGCGCAAGCGTTATACAGTGTATCGTTTATGGCGCTGACGCTGGTGATGGCGGTGCTGATTCGCTATCGACAGTAA